A single genomic interval of Lathyrus oleraceus cultivar Zhongwan6 chromosome 7, CAAS_Psat_ZW6_1.0, whole genome shotgun sequence harbors:
- the LOC127102800 gene encoding uncharacterized protein LOC127102800, whose translation MEILKKLHINIPVIKVIQQMPNCSKFMKDVLTKRKRVREFANMALTQDCSQFVQGKLPPKLKDPGTFIIPCNIGDSYVIGNYLILEKVIKSNDELEKELGEKDKDELIRECIISVPLLLIDGRMEHFETLEIKAESVKHNVPSTKSPPKLELKQLPSHLQYSYLEAEHKLLVIIATDLSDNKGVGNLVTDHLSILPDEVERRDKEGIKEEFFDEEDSKNYYRGEIVMYKMCVDPLLKRCVDYPEARQILSACHNVPFGGFEEPKLLLRYGTPKVIISDEGAHFCNKRFEVLMNKYGFKHKVSTTYHPQSSGQPELSNREIKIIIEKVVNPSRKNWSKYQDDVSWA comes from the exons ATGGAGATTCTAAAGAAACTTCACATCAACATACCTGTAATTAAAGTAATTCAACAAATGCCAAATTGTTCTAAGTTCATGAAAGATGTGCTGACAAAGAGGAAAAGAGTGAGAGAATTTGCTAATATGGCATTAACCCAAGATTGTAGTCAATTTGTTCAAGGAAAGCTACCACCCAAGTTGAAAGATCCAGGAACTTTCATCATACCTTGCAACATAGGAGATTCCTATGTGATAGGGAACTATTTGATCTTAGAGAAA GTCATCAAGAGTAATGATGAGTTGGAAAAGGAATTAGGTGAGAAAGACAAAGATGAATTGATAAGGGAATGTATCATAAGTGTACCTCTTCTTCTAATTGATGGAAGGATGGAACACTTTGAAACCCTAGAAATTAAAGCTGAATCGGTGAAACACAATGTCCCATCCACAAAGAGCCCACCTAAACTTGAATTAAAGCAACTCCCTTCCCACTTGCAATATTCTTACCTAGAGGCAGAACATAAGTTGCTTGTAATCATTGCTACAGATTTATCTG ATAATAAAGGAGTAGGAAACTTGGTGACTGACCATTTGTCAATACTTCCTGATGAAGTAGAAAGGCGTGACAAAGAAGGAATTAAGGAAGAGTTTTTTGATGAGGAG GATTCAAAGAATTACTATCGGGGTGAGATAGTCATGTATAAGATGTGTGTTGATCCACTTCTTAAAAGATGTGTGGATTATCCAGAGGCGCGTCAGATCTTATCAGCGTGCCACAATGTACCCTTTGGAGGTTTTGAGGAACCAAAACTACTGCTAAG ATATGGCACACCTAAAGTCATCATTAGTGATGAAGGAGCCCATTTTTGCAATAaacgttttgaagttttgatgaatAAATATGGATTCAAACATAAAGTTTCTACAACCTACCATCCCCAAAGTAGTGGACAACCTGAGTTgtctaatagggagataaaaaTAATTATTGAAAAAGTAGTTAATCCTTCTAGAAAGAACTGGTCAAAATATCAAGATGATGTTTCATGGGCTTAA